Proteins co-encoded in one Papaver somniferum cultivar HN1 chromosome 5, ASM357369v1, whole genome shotgun sequence genomic window:
- the LOC113279979 gene encoding uncharacterized protein LOC113279979 translates to MSSKRHKYIITANEYTTKWVEAIPIKDYAGETIAAFIKEYIICRFGAPMIIRADNEKSFVNKDVMDLLQQYNVRLHTSTTYSPQGNGKAEASNKTLIRVLIRTVEDHPREWHEKLPLTVWAYRISKRSSTGASLYSLVYEEDVILPTEIAISARVEMASHMTPDEVSRFAHLDTIEERRARAERFAEAYRKLTTDYYNQNVKEGRFEVDYLVLKIAPHVQRNASARKFVANWEGTFRVRKVAESGYYNLRRINGTKIKSPINGKWIKKFYA, encoded by the coding sequence ATGTCCTCGAAACGCCATAAGTACATAATAACCGCCAACGAGTATACCACGAAATGGGTTGAAGCGATACCTATCAAAGACTATGCCGGGGAGACCATCGCAGCATTTATCAAAGAATACATCATCTGCAGATTTGGAGCACCCATGATTATCAGGGCAGATAATGAAAAATCGTTCGTAAACAAAGATGTGATGGATTTGTTACAGCAATATAATGTGAGGCTTCATACGTCGACCACCTATTCTCCTCAAGGGAACGGGAAAGCCGAGGCGAGCAATAAGACACTGATCCGGGTCTTGATTAGGACAGTGGAAGACCATCCCAGAGAGTGGCATGAGAAGCTCCCGCTCACGGTATGGGCATACAGAATCTCGAAACGAAGTTCCACGGGGGCGTCACTGTATTCTCTTGTCTATGAGGAGGACGTGATATTACCGACAGAGATTGCAATATCCGCAAGGGTAGAAATGGCTAGTCATATGACTCCGGACGAAGTAAGTCGCTTTGCCCATTTAGACACaatagaagagaggagagcccggGCAGAACGGTTTGCTGAGGCATACAGGAAGCTAACAACAGATTATTATAATCAGAATGTAAAGGAAGGGAGATTCGAGGTAGATTATTTGGTCCTTAAGATTGCTCCTCATGTGCAAAGGAATGCTAGTGCAAGGAAATTTGTCGCAAACTGGGAAGGAACTTTCAGAGTAAGAAAGGTAGCAGAGAGCGGGTATTACAATCTCAGACGCATAAACGGCACGAAGATCAAGTCACCGATCAATGGTAAATGGATAAAGAAGTTTTATGCATGA
- the LOC113279980 gene encoding uncharacterized protein LOC113279980, with protein MNYALISPPRQLANCQAPPQDAEVCTVDEVDCRQPYMDFIQNGKLPSDRQTTLKIRKKAASFFIHDGILYRRSYSNAVLKCLSDEEAAEVMTRSQNTEHQGMRKLFLQLYEGMFYWPTIESDTAEHVRKCQPNQNTLHLAA; from the coding sequence atgaattatgcacttatcagcccTCCAAGACAGTTGGCCAATTGCCAAGCCCCACCACAAGACGCAGAGGTCTGCACAGTCGACGAGGTGGATtgtagacaaccatacatggaTTTCATCCAAAATGGCAAATTACCCAGCGACAGGCAAACGACTCTAAAAATTCGAAAGAAAGCGGCGAGTTTCTTCATACATGATGGGATCCTCTACCGCAGAAGCTACAGTAACGCGGTACTAAAGTGCTTATCAGACGAAGAGGCTGCTGAAGTAATGACTCGGTCACAGAATACAGAACATCAAGGGATGCGGAAGTTGTTCCTGCAGCTCTATGAAGGCATGTTTTACTGGCCCACCATAGAAAGCGATACCGCGGAACACGTCAGAAAATGCCAACCTAATCAGAACACCCTACACCTTGCTGCATAG